The Planococcus versutus genome contains a region encoding:
- a CDS encoding SDR family NAD(P)-dependent oxidoreductase — MKKLQDKVVIITGGAGGIGGGMAKAMVKEGAIVAIVDLNEETGKAMEKELQAISPQSSFIKANLMEREKLSNIIDTVIEKYGKLDVLVNNAHASKQKLIEDTTQEDIDLSFGTGFYPTFYLMQAALPYLKETKGSIINFASGAGLEGHSTQVAYVAAKEAIRGISRVAANEWGQYGINVNVISPVADSPGVREWAKAQPEYYEKVKNNIPLGRFGDLEHDIGPVAVFLASEDSKYMTGQTLMADGGSIMLH; from the coding sequence TTGAAAAAGTTACAAGATAAAGTAGTCATTATTACTGGCGGTGCTGGTGGTATTGGCGGAGGCATGGCAAAAGCAATGGTCAAAGAAGGGGCGATTGTTGCGATTGTCGATTTAAACGAAGAAACAGGCAAAGCAATGGAAAAAGAACTTCAAGCTATTTCACCTCAATCGTCGTTTATTAAAGCCAATTTGATGGAACGTGAAAAACTTAGCAACATTATTGATACAGTCATTGAGAAGTATGGTAAGTTAGATGTTTTAGTAAACAATGCGCATGCGTCTAAACAAAAACTAATCGAAGATACTACGCAAGAAGACATTGATTTGTCTTTCGGTACGGGCTTTTATCCAACGTTCTATTTGATGCAAGCAGCACTTCCTTATTTAAAAGAAACAAAAGGAAGCATTATCAACTTTGCCTCAGGAGCTGGTTTAGAAGGGCATTCGACACAAGTTGCTTATGTGGCTGCCAAAGAAGCCATCCGCGGCATTTCGCGCGTGGCTGCAAATGAATGGGGTCAGTATGGTATCAACGTCAATGTGATCAGTCCAGTAGCGGACTCACCTGGTGTACGCGAATGGGCCAAAGCACAACCGGAATACTACGAAAAAGTAAAAAACAACATTCCACTCGGTCGTTTTGGTGACTTGGAACATGACATCGGACCGGTTGCTGTATTTTTAGCTTCGGAAGATTCGAAATACATGACCGGCCAAACATTGATGGCTGATGGTGGATCGATCATGTTGCATTAA
- a CDS encoding N(5)-(carboxyethyl)ornithine synthase translates to MYTIGFVISHKNNEKRRALLPKDMPNIKNIEQLYFEVGYGEALGYADAEYEVSGAQFVSREEVLQCDAIVDVKLGNADYFDQLTPGKLLIGWAHAVQDIAFTDSVLAGDHTVVAWEEMFEDGRYIFYRNREVAGEAAILQAYQYCGKMPYETKVAVLGNGHTTKGVLRILHGLGADVDVYGRKLESLFMKNMGNYDVLVNCVMWDTNRTDRIIYKEDLVRLKKGAMIVDVSCDPNMEIETSRPSTIDDPVYTIDGIIHYTVDNTPAMFPHTVTKVLSEGFSPMVDHFVEGKWTNMIQKSMVIEKGHILDRHIREFREARNLVVK, encoded by the coding sequence ATTTACACAATAGGATTTGTTATCAGTCACAAAAACAATGAAAAACGAAGAGCGCTTTTGCCAAAGGACATGCCGAATATTAAAAACATCGAGCAATTGTACTTTGAAGTAGGATACGGCGAAGCACTTGGTTATGCAGATGCGGAATACGAAGTTTCAGGAGCACAATTTGTGTCACGTGAAGAAGTGTTACAATGTGACGCGATTGTTGATGTGAAACTGGGCAATGCGGATTATTTTGATCAACTTACACCTGGGAAATTGTTGATTGGATGGGCTCATGCTGTTCAAGATATCGCATTTACCGATTCCGTTCTTGCAGGTGACCACACAGTTGTCGCTTGGGAAGAAATGTTCGAAGATGGGCGTTACATTTTCTATCGCAACCGTGAAGTTGCGGGAGAAGCAGCGATTTTACAAGCTTATCAATATTGCGGCAAAATGCCATATGAAACAAAAGTAGCAGTTCTTGGGAATGGACATACAACAAAAGGCGTTCTCCGCATTCTTCATGGCTTAGGGGCAGATGTTGATGTTTATGGGCGTAAACTAGAATCATTGTTTATGAAAAACATGGGCAATTACGATGTGTTAGTTAACTGCGTAATGTGGGATACGAATCGTACAGATCGTATTATTTACAAAGAAGATTTAGTGCGTCTTAAAAAAGGCGCTATGATCGTTGATGTAAGTTGTGACCCGAACATGGAAATCGAAACTTCGCGTCCATCTACGATTGATGATCCGGTTTATACGATTGATGGCATCATCCATTACACGGTAGACAATACACCAGCTATGTTCCCGCATACGGTAACAAAAGTATTGAGCGAAGGTTTTTCACCAATGGTCGATCACTTTGTCGAAGGCAAGTGGACGAACATGATTCAAAAATCAATGGTCATTGAAAAAGGCCATATTTTAGATCGTCACATTAGAGAGTTTAGAGAAGCAAGAAACCTAGTAGTGAAATAA
- a CDS encoding lipid II:glycine glycyltransferase FemX, whose translation MIKLVADSGKEPLDLIYPDIYFLPEWGKFYETKEEQGEHAVFEVEHEWGHIFYQFIVRPVPVRLEGLTYFDIITPYGFSGPVILSGNPEKKQQLIELFEAQFGDYCKEHRIVTEYVRFSPWLKNRLDFKALYDFRDNGHVQFIDLTGEDFFMDQFASVSRGQVRKALKNDVEVEFDYTGEHVAEFHRLYMMTVTKNNIDPYYVFSIESLRQSFEVFKGKQFFLFAKHDGRYISCSFILHYGEYVHYHLTANDPAYSSLSGNSLIVYEMCRWGVEHGKKEVQLGGAPDKRLYRFKRNFNKTEPLELMMGKRIHDQEAYDSLVEAKKNTVGIEHAGYFPLYRG comes from the coding sequence ATGATTAAATTAGTAGCAGATAGTGGAAAAGAGCCGCTGGATTTGATATATCCGGATATTTATTTTTTACCGGAATGGGGAAAGTTTTACGAAACAAAAGAAGAGCAAGGCGAGCATGCTGTTTTTGAAGTGGAGCATGAATGGGGTCATATTTTTTATCAATTTATTGTTCGTCCAGTACCAGTCAGACTAGAAGGGCTGACGTATTTCGATATTATTACTCCTTACGGCTTTAGTGGACCCGTTATTTTATCTGGAAATCCTGAAAAAAAACAGCAATTGATTGAGTTGTTCGAAGCCCAATTTGGAGACTATTGCAAAGAGCATAGAATCGTGACCGAGTATGTTCGGTTTAGTCCATGGTTAAAAAATCGGTTGGATTTTAAAGCGCTTTATGATTTTCGCGATAATGGTCATGTGCAGTTTATTGATTTGACAGGCGAAGATTTTTTTATGGATCAATTTGCTTCTGTTTCAAGAGGACAAGTGCGAAAGGCTTTGAAGAACGATGTGGAAGTTGAATTTGATTATACAGGTGAGCATGTAGCGGAATTTCACCGGCTGTATATGATGACCGTTACTAAAAACAACATCGATCCGTATTACGTGTTTTCAATAGAATCACTGCGTCAGTCATTTGAGGTATTTAAAGGAAAGCAATTTTTTCTTTTTGCCAAGCATGACGGACGTTATATTTCGTGTTCGTTTATCCTTCATTACGGTGAATACGTCCACTATCATTTGACAGCAAATGATCCTGCATATTCATCTCTTTCTGGCAATAGTTTAATTGTTTACGAAATGTGCCGATGGGGAGTCGAACATGGCAAAAAAGAAGTTCAACTTGGTGGGGCACCTGACAAACGATTGTATCGGTTTAAACGGAATTTCAACAAAACAGAACCACTAGAATTAATGATGGGAAAACGCATTCACGACCAAGAAGCGTACGACAGCCTGGTCGAAGCGAAGAAAAACACAGTGGGTATTGAGCATGCCGGTTATTTTCCTTTATACCGAGGGTAG
- the galU gene encoding UTP--glucose-1-phosphate uridylyltransferase GalU, whose translation MRVKKAIIPAAGLGTRFLPATKAMPKEMLPIVDKPTIQYIVEEAIASGIEDIIIVTGKGKRAIEDHFDHAFELEDNLFKKGKIDMLDSVLETSTVEIHYIRQKEPLGLGHAIWSARRFIGNEPFAVLLGDDIVENEEPCLAQLMKQNEITGKSVIGVQQVPEDETHRYGIIKPISVNDKLIKVDTFVEKPPAGTAPSTYAIMGRYILTPKIFDFLGEHQLGAGGEIQLTDAIQKLNEVESVYAFEFEGRRYDVGEKFGFIETTIEFALKRPELKERLLKLFEEKLKESKS comes from the coding sequence ATGCGAGTAAAAAAAGCAATTATTCCTGCTGCGGGTTTGGGGACTCGATTTCTTCCAGCAACAAAAGCCATGCCAAAAGAAATGCTGCCAATCGTAGACAAGCCGACAATCCAATACATAGTTGAAGAAGCGATTGCTTCGGGAATTGAAGACATCATCATCGTAACTGGAAAAGGAAAACGAGCAATCGAAGACCATTTTGATCACGCTTTTGAATTAGAAGATAATTTGTTTAAAAAAGGGAAAATCGATATGCTCGATTCGGTACTGGAAACGTCCACTGTCGAAATTCATTACATTCGACAAAAAGAGCCATTGGGGTTGGGGCATGCCATTTGGTCGGCTCGCCGATTTATTGGCAATGAGCCGTTTGCTGTGTTACTTGGAGATGACATTGTTGAAAACGAAGAGCCGTGTTTAGCTCAATTGATGAAACAAAATGAAATTACAGGAAAAAGCGTTATTGGTGTTCAACAAGTGCCAGAAGACGAGACACATCGCTACGGGATTATTAAACCGATTTCAGTAAACGACAAATTGATCAAAGTAGATACCTTTGTGGAAAAACCACCAGCAGGCACAGCTCCTTCAACCTACGCCATTATGGGTCGGTATATTTTGACACCTAAAATTTTTGATTTTTTAGGAGAACATCAGCTTGGAGCGGGAGGCGAAATTCAATTAACAGACGCTATTCAAAAATTAAACGAAGTAGAATCTGTTTATGCGTTTGAATTTGAAGGACGTCGCTATGATGTCGGAGAAAAATTTGGATTTATTGAAACCACTATTGAATTTGCTTTAAAACGACCTGAACTAAAAGAGCGGTTGTTAAAGCTCTTCGAAGAAAAATTAAAAGAATCAAAATCGTAA
- a CDS encoding helix-turn-helix domain-containing protein yields the protein MERIGNRLKSLREKRQMSVDEVAKALGFAKSVVWGYESAKKQVSVSHLELFADYYDVSVDYLLERNQKANTLDLLQLPLSNSIKVVVDDQYVNKEELAEVTSYLQIKRRLQEESM from the coding sequence ATGGAGAGAATAGGCAACAGACTCAAGAGTTTAAGAGAAAAACGTCAAATGAGTGTAGACGAAGTAGCAAAAGCACTAGGCTTTGCAAAATCGGTAGTGTGGGGTTATGAAAGTGCTAAAAAACAAGTAAGTGTATCTCATTTGGAATTATTTGCAGATTATTATGATGTCTCCGTAGATTATCTATTAGAGCGAAACCAAAAGGCTAATACGCTAGATTTACTTCAACTTCCGCTTTCCAACTCGATCAAAGTAGTAGTAGATGACCAGTATGTTAACAAAGAAGAACTAGCTGAAGTGACATCCTACTTACAAATTAAGCGGCGATTACAAGAAGAAAGTATGTGA
- a CDS encoding cation:proton antiporter — protein sequence MSAAVAMILLCIGYLVFTIDKKQENVPVPAVLVLIGIGLSFIPYFTGSSVPETLIYDVFLPGLLFVSAYQFSAKALRKNAGIIGLLSTVGLALTILLMGLTIYWIGGWFFSISLMGAFVAAAILAPTDPASVVSILKKSAPDKSIADIVDGESMINDGTSIVLFTVLSGMYLQSQTFSVLSVLGDFLYVSAGGVILGVGFGWLLSKAVHVTHHKDYQVMLSIILAYGTFQLAEGFGFSGVLATVSAGIMLSWEFSHTNKEDHYREALAGFWSVVEPSLLSLLFLLIGIEATQYLSWNNWLLAAFILFASIAVRFLIISGTFQLLAGRKHEAIWKKSLLISWSGIRGSMSVFLLLQLGVMSSGNGADDLISLSFSVVILSLIIQSLGIHPLSKLVGSN from the coding sequence ATGTCAGCTGCAGTCGCAATGATTTTGTTGTGCATTGGGTATTTAGTATTTACTATTGATAAAAAACAAGAAAATGTTCCAGTGCCCGCCGTACTCGTCTTAATCGGGATTGGTCTGTCTTTTATCCCTTATTTTACAGGGAGCAGCGTGCCAGAGACATTGATTTATGATGTCTTTTTGCCGGGATTATTGTTCGTATCGGCGTATCAGTTTTCTGCAAAAGCACTAAGAAAAAATGCAGGTATTATTGGCTTGTTAAGTACAGTGGGACTAGCTTTAACCATTTTGTTAATGGGACTGACTATTTATTGGATAGGCGGCTGGTTTTTTTCAATTTCGTTAATGGGCGCATTCGTAGCTGCAGCCATTTTGGCACCTACAGATCCCGCTTCTGTGGTGTCGATTTTAAAAAAGTCTGCACCAGATAAAAGCATTGCAGACATTGTTGATGGAGAATCGATGATTAATGACGGGACGAGTATTGTGTTATTTACGGTATTGTCAGGCATGTATCTTCAATCTCAAACATTTAGCGTGTTGTCTGTATTAGGTGATTTTCTTTATGTTTCAGCAGGTGGCGTTATTTTAGGTGTAGGTTTTGGCTGGTTATTGAGTAAAGCGGTTCACGTTACACACCATAAAGATTATCAAGTGATGTTGAGCATCATACTAGCATACGGTACGTTTCAGCTGGCTGAAGGTTTTGGGTTTTCAGGTGTACTTGCGACCGTCTCAGCTGGAATTATGCTATCATGGGAATTTTCTCATACCAATAAAGAAGATCATTACCGTGAAGCATTAGCTGGATTTTGGAGTGTTGTCGAGCCATCGCTATTGTCTTTGTTATTTTTGCTGATTGGCATAGAAGCAACGCAATACTTATCGTGGAATAATTGGCTATTGGCGGCTTTCATTTTGTTTGCGAGCATTGCTGTTCGGTTCCTAATCATTAGTGGCACGTTTCAGCTATTGGCTGGACGAAAACACGAAGCTATTTGGAAAAAGTCATTGTTGATTTCATGGTCTGGAATACGCGGCTCTATGTCAGTGTTCTTGTTGCTTCAATTAGGCGTAATGTCTAGTGGAAATGGAGCAGACGATTTGATTTCACTTAGTTTTTCAGTTGTTATTTTGTCTCTTATTATTCAAAGTCTTGGCATTCACCCGCTTTCTAAATTAGTAGGTAGTAACTGA
- a CDS encoding SGNH/GDSL hydrolase family protein, whose translation MMLKKASFFLFIALIIIVIAGEKNLKNVQYSQQAAFLPEIETVQAQPVSFSEKLATGLPVTIVFLGDYVTSADSLPDGNPNHVLLLTEWFNDQYPNQVTTINAGMNANTISHMKERIESDVLTYTPDLVVISTGLNDALGAWKISVDEYDKDYQAVIDEILATGRSEVLIRTPNPTNSVEKNKTMRPYMRVSRELAKRDNVYVFDFYNVMATDIHAKDISQVAFMQNTFYPNTKGQAYLFDKFKTYLTTEFIQP comes from the coding sequence ATGATGCTCAAAAAAGCCAGCTTCTTTCTATTTATTGCACTAATCATTATCGTAATCGCCGGAGAAAAAAACTTAAAAAACGTACAATACTCACAACAAGCAGCTTTTCTGCCGGAAATTGAAACGGTGCAAGCACAGCCTGTAAGCTTTTCTGAAAAACTTGCAACAGGCCTCCCTGTAACGATCGTCTTTCTTGGTGATTACGTTACTTCTGCAGACTCATTGCCAGATGGCAACCCGAATCACGTTCTGTTGTTAACCGAATGGTTTAATGACCAATACCCAAACCAAGTCACCACCATTAATGCTGGTATGAACGCCAATACAATTTCCCATATGAAAGAGCGAATCGAAAGTGATGTGTTAACATACACACCCGATTTGGTGGTCATTTCTACTGGATTGAACGATGCTCTTGGGGCATGGAAAATTTCAGTAGATGAGTACGACAAAGATTATCAAGCCGTGATTGATGAAATTCTTGCTACAGGTAGAAGCGAAGTATTGATTCGAACACCCAACCCGACCAATTCAGTGGAAAAAAACAAAACGATGCGCCCTTATATGCGCGTGAGTCGAGAGCTTGCCAAAAGAGACAATGTCTATGTCTTCGATTTTTACAACGTAATGGCAACTGATATACACGCAAAAGACATTTCTCAAGTGGCTTTTATGCAAAATACATTTTATCCGAATACAAAAGGACAAGCCTATTTGTTTGATAAGTTTAAAACTTATTTAACCACTGAATTTATTCAACCATAA